The DNA region CGCAAAAAAGCTTTAGTTTTTATAGGTATTGTTGTATATATTTTAGGAACTCTATGTATTTTATCTTCTTTAAAAAGCACGCAATTTAATATTTTTGGAATGAGTTTTTTTGATCTACTTGATAGTCTTTCAAGTAAGTTTATCATGCCTTTGGGTGGAATTTTAGCGGCTATATTTGCAGGTTTTATCATGAAAAAAGAAACTTTAAAAAATTTATTTCAACCTTATATGAAGGGTATATTTTTTGAACTTTGGTATATCTTTTTAAGATTTATCTCGCCTTTGGCTGTAGTTATAGTTATGTTAGCTGCTTTTTTTAAATAAATTAAGAAGTCTTAGTTTTTGCTAAGGCTTTTTAGTAGTCTTTATTTTTTAATTAAAATATTTTTTATATTTTACTTACTTTAATTATTATTTTTTAAATGTAAATTTTTTGCATTTTATATTGTAAGATATAGCAGAATTTTTGTATAATAATTATTATTTTTAAATAATTTCAAGGAAAATAAATGGCTAAAAAATTCATCGATATCATGGACACCAGTTTTAGAGATGGTTTTCAATCTGTTTTTGGAGCTAGAGTTTTAATGGATGATTTTTTTCCTGCTGTTGAAGCAGCAAAACAAGCAGGTATTACACATTTTGAATTTGGTGGAGGGGCTAGATTTCAAAGTTTATATTTTTATCTTAATGAAGATGCTTTTGCCATGATGGATAGATTTAGATCTATAGTAGGAAAAGAAATGAATTTGCAAACTTTAGCAAGAGGTGTAAACACTGTGACTTTAGATACAGGAAGCAGGGAACTTATTGATTTGCATGCAAAACTTTTTGCTAAACATGGTACCACAACTATAAGAAATTTTGATGCATTAAATGATATTAATAATTTAAAATTTAGTGCCCAATGTATAGTAAAATATGGCTTAAAACATGAACTTGCTATTACTTTAATGGATTTACCTCCAAATTGCAAAGGTGCTCATGATCTTGCTTTTTACGAAAAAATTTTAAAAGACATTTTACAAGCTGAAATTCCTTTTGATAGTATTTGTTTTAAAGATGCTAGTGGAACTTCAAATCCAAATAAAATTTATCAAACCATTAAAATGGCTAGAAAAATTCTACCGCAAAACACACATATAAGATTGCATACTCATGAAACAGCTGGGGTAAGTATAGCCTGTTACCTTGCAGCACTTCAAGCAGGGGTTGATGGCATAGATTTAGCAGCTGCTCCAGTAAGCGGGGGAACTTCTCAACCTGATATTTTAACCATGATGCATGCTTTAAAAGGGCAAGATTATGATCTTGGTGGACTTGAAGAAGAAAAAATCTTAAAATATGAAGAAGTTTTAAAAGAATGCTTAAAAGACTATTTTTTACCTCATGAAGCAAGCATGGTAAATCCTATTATCCCTTTTTCCCCTATGCCAGGAGGCGCTTTAACAGCAAATACTCAAATGATGAGAGATAACAATATCTTAGATAAATTTCCTCAAATC from Campylobacter hepaticus includes:
- a CDS encoding biotin/lipoyl-containing protein is translated as MAKKFIDIMDTSFRDGFQSVFGARVLMDDFFPAVEAAKQAGITHFEFGGGARFQSLYFYLNEDAFAMMDRFRSIVGKEMNLQTLARGVNTVTLDTGSRELIDLHAKLFAKHGTTTIRNFDALNDINNLKFSAQCIVKYGLKHELAITLMDLPPNCKGAHDLAFYEKILKDILQAEIPFDSICFKDASGTSNPNKIYQTIKMARKILPQNTHIRLHTHETAGVSIACYLAALQAGVDGIDLAAAPVSGGTSQPDILTMMHALKGQDYDLGGLEEEKILKYEEVLKECLKDYFLPHEASMVNPIIPFSPMPGGALTANTQMMRDNNILDKFPQIIHAMREVVEKGGFGTSVTPVSQFYFQQAFNNVMFGPWKKIAQGYGKMVLGYFGKTPVSPDPKIIELAAKELNLEPTTELAIDIADKDETKSIAYVKSLLEKEGIVISEENIFIAAACKEKGIAFLKGEAKLNVRKILTNDLAPTKLDQNKFTVAVNGNKYHVEVSYGFDKDVNIKNVKKIKENIPNSSSDLNVYDNIENKIITDVSGNVFKININKNQEVKSGQVIMILEAMKMEIEVNAPKDGIISDLCVKIGDTVNEGQILALYKN